One region of Quercus lobata isolate SW786 chromosome 2, ValleyOak3.0 Primary Assembly, whole genome shotgun sequence genomic DNA includes:
- the LOC115975293 gene encoding uncharacterized protein LOC115975293 isoform X2 has protein sequence MVKPPKLNKENHVIEMFGDKREDPYYWLRNLSSPEFKSYLGRESRYTQFRYTQFKSYLERENLYSQFMMSDSKFFEDDLYKEMKGKMNIEDDGDEIVGERRRPKYYHQRWSPMGKNAAGFNMGSSFELYYKPEADANDFEGNEIFTISIFDRTEHTVETLEGVTDSFEWVNEEALVYIALEKKTLRPYKAYLHILGTEQASDTPLYEEEDDKFSLNVRASESKKFLFVTSVSKTTSFNFYLDVSKHDVSKHEYRLEVLTPREDGIDTYVSHRGNHFFIVRRTDEYFNSEVVACLLDKTAETIVLPHRERIKIQDIELFKDHLVVYERVNGLPIVTIYGLPNVEEPVMRLQHCVHVQFDDPTYFVERLGSEFNSSFLQLRYSTLKTPPLEYEVDMKTGNKVKKNEKVLENFDASNYVIERKWANAQDGTEIPISIVYHQDLVKLDGSAPLLLTGYGSYETCTEPHFEESRLSLLDRGFIYAIAHIRGGGEMGRKWYENGKLLKKENTFTDFIHCAEYLTENKYCSKEKLSIIGGSAGGLLIGVVLNMRPDLFKVAVAEVPFVDVLTTMLDPTIPMTTLEWEEWGDPREEGFYKYMKSYSPVDNVKATNYPNILVTTGFNGKPKCLPPICDRSPSIIHVFCVQNLLSL, from the exons ATGGTGAAGCCGCCGAAGTTGAATAAAGAGAATCATGTGATAGAAATGTTCGGAGATAAGAGGGAAGACCCATACTACTGGCTTCGAAATCTATCCAGTCCCGAGTTCAAATCTTACCTTGGAAGGGAGAGCCGGTATACTCAGTTCAGATATACCCAGTTCAAATCTTACCTTGAACGTGAGAACCTGTATTCCCAGTTCATGATGTCCG ATTCCAAATTTTTTGAAGATGATCTATATAAGGAAATGAAAGGGAAGATGAACATAGAGGATGATGGTGATGAGATTGTGGGTGAGCGAAGAAGGCCTAAATACTACCACCAACGATGGAGTCCGATGGGCAAGAATGCAGCGGGGTTCAACATGGGGTCCAGTTTTGAGCTTTATTATAAGCCGGAGGCTGACGCTAATGACTTTGAAGGAAATGAGATTTTTACGATTTCTATCTTTGATCGCACTGAACATACTGTGGAAACTCTTGAGGGTGTCACTGACAGTTTTGAATGGGTTAATGAAGAAGCTTTGGTTTACATCGCCTTGGAGAAAAAAACTCTCCGCCCTTACAAG GCTTATTTACATATATTGGGAACAGAACAAGCAAGCGATACCCCTCTTTATGAAGAAGAGGATGATAAGTTTTCTCTTAATGTTCGTGCTTCTGAGAGcaagaaatttttgtttgttacaTCTGTAAGTAAAACTACAAGTTTCAACTTTTATCTTGATGTTTCAAAGCATGATGTTTCGAAGCATGAATATCGACTTGAAGTTCTCACACCTCGTGAAGATGGCATTGACACCTATGTCAGCCATCGTGGGAATCATTTTTTTATCGTGAGGAGGACTGATGAGTATTTCAATTCTGAAGTTGTAGCTTGTCTTCTGGATAAAACAGCGGAAACTATAGTTCTTCCACACAGGGAAAG AATAAAGATTCAGGATATAGAACTCTTTAAGGATCATCTCGTTGTATATGAGCGTGTGAATGGTCTTCCAATAGTAACTATATATGGCCTTCCGAATGTTGAAGAACCGGTTATGAGACTTCAACATTGTGTTCATGTTCAGTTCGATGATCCTACATACTTTGTGGAACGATTAGGGTCAGAGTTTAATTCCAGCTTTTTACAACTTCGCTATAGCACATTAAAGACTCCTCCCTTAGAGTATGAAGTTGATATGAAGACAGGCAATAAGGTCAAGAAGAATGAAAAA gtgttggaaaattttgatgcATCAAATTATGTTATTGaaagaaaatgggcaaatgcacAAGATGGCACTGAGATTCCTATATCAATTGTTTATCATCAGGATCTTGTGAAACTTGATGGGTCAGCTCCATTACTACTTACTGGTTATGGTTCTTATGAG ACATGCACAGAACCCCATTTCGAGGAATCAAGGCTGTCTTTATTAGATCGGGGTTTCATTTATGCAATAGCTCACATCCGTGGAGGTGGTGAAATGGGAAGGAAGTGGTATGAGAATGggaagttgttgaagaaagaaaatactttCACTGATTTTATTCATTGCGCTGAATACTTAACAGAAAACAAGTACTGTTCAAAGGAAAAATTGAGCATTATTGGAGGCAGTGCAGGAGGGTTGCTTATTGGTGTTGTTCTTAATATGAGGCCTGATTTATTCAAGGTTGCTGTGGCTGAAGTACCTTTTGTAGATGTTTTGACTACAATGTTGGACCCAACTATTCCCATGACCACTTTGGAGTGGGAg GAATGGGGTGACCCCCGGGAGGAGGGTTTTTACAAATACATGAAGTCATATTCCCCTGTTGATAAT GTCAAGGCAACCAATTATCCCAACATTCTTGTAACAACTGGTTTTAATGGTAAGCCTAAATGCTTACCACCAATATGTGATAGAAGCCCTTCTATT ATACACGTGTTTTGTGTTCAGAACCTACTAAGTTTGTAG
- the LOC115975293 gene encoding uncharacterized protein LOC115975293 isoform X1, protein MVKPPKLNKENHVIEMFGDKREDPYYWLRNLSSPEFKSYLGRESRYTQFRYTQFKSYLERENLYSQFMMSDSKFFEDDLYKEMKGKMNIEDDGDEIVGERRRPKYYHQRWSPMGKNAAGFNMGSSFELYYKPEADANDFEGNEIFTISIFDRTEHTVETLEGVTDSFEWVNEEALVYIALEKKTLRPYKAYLHILGTEQASDTPLYEEEDDKFSLNVRASESKKFLFVTSVSKTTSFNFYLDVSKHDVSKHEYRLEVLTPREDGIDTYVSHRGNHFFIVRRTDEYFNSEVVACLLDKTAETIVLPHRERIKIQDIELFKDHLVVYERVNGLPIVTIYGLPNVEEPVMRLQHCVHVQFDDPTYFVERLGSEFNSSFLQLRYSTLKTPPLEYEVDMKTGNKVKKNEKVLENFDASNYVIERKWANAQDGTEIPISIVYHQDLVKLDGSAPLLLTGYGSYETCTEPHFEESRLSLLDRGFIYAIAHIRGGGEMGRKWYENGKLLKKENTFTDFIHCAEYLTENKYCSKEKLSIIGGSAGGLLIGVVLNMRPDLFKVAVAEVPFVDVLTTMLDPTIPMTTLEWEEWGDPREEGFYKYMKSYSPVDNVKATNYPNILVTTGFNDTRVLCSEPTKFVAKLRDRKTDDNLLLFKCDFHAGHLPKSRDAKLQGDAFKYAFIMKSLNMIPNPGSDQN, encoded by the exons ATGGTGAAGCCGCCGAAGTTGAATAAAGAGAATCATGTGATAGAAATGTTCGGAGATAAGAGGGAAGACCCATACTACTGGCTTCGAAATCTATCCAGTCCCGAGTTCAAATCTTACCTTGGAAGGGAGAGCCGGTATACTCAGTTCAGATATACCCAGTTCAAATCTTACCTTGAACGTGAGAACCTGTATTCCCAGTTCATGATGTCCG ATTCCAAATTTTTTGAAGATGATCTATATAAGGAAATGAAAGGGAAGATGAACATAGAGGATGATGGTGATGAGATTGTGGGTGAGCGAAGAAGGCCTAAATACTACCACCAACGATGGAGTCCGATGGGCAAGAATGCAGCGGGGTTCAACATGGGGTCCAGTTTTGAGCTTTATTATAAGCCGGAGGCTGACGCTAATGACTTTGAAGGAAATGAGATTTTTACGATTTCTATCTTTGATCGCACTGAACATACTGTGGAAACTCTTGAGGGTGTCACTGACAGTTTTGAATGGGTTAATGAAGAAGCTTTGGTTTACATCGCCTTGGAGAAAAAAACTCTCCGCCCTTACAAG GCTTATTTACATATATTGGGAACAGAACAAGCAAGCGATACCCCTCTTTATGAAGAAGAGGATGATAAGTTTTCTCTTAATGTTCGTGCTTCTGAGAGcaagaaatttttgtttgttacaTCTGTAAGTAAAACTACAAGTTTCAACTTTTATCTTGATGTTTCAAAGCATGATGTTTCGAAGCATGAATATCGACTTGAAGTTCTCACACCTCGTGAAGATGGCATTGACACCTATGTCAGCCATCGTGGGAATCATTTTTTTATCGTGAGGAGGACTGATGAGTATTTCAATTCTGAAGTTGTAGCTTGTCTTCTGGATAAAACAGCGGAAACTATAGTTCTTCCACACAGGGAAAG AATAAAGATTCAGGATATAGAACTCTTTAAGGATCATCTCGTTGTATATGAGCGTGTGAATGGTCTTCCAATAGTAACTATATATGGCCTTCCGAATGTTGAAGAACCGGTTATGAGACTTCAACATTGTGTTCATGTTCAGTTCGATGATCCTACATACTTTGTGGAACGATTAGGGTCAGAGTTTAATTCCAGCTTTTTACAACTTCGCTATAGCACATTAAAGACTCCTCCCTTAGAGTATGAAGTTGATATGAAGACAGGCAATAAGGTCAAGAAGAATGAAAAA gtgttggaaaattttgatgcATCAAATTATGTTATTGaaagaaaatgggcaaatgcacAAGATGGCACTGAGATTCCTATATCAATTGTTTATCATCAGGATCTTGTGAAACTTGATGGGTCAGCTCCATTACTACTTACTGGTTATGGTTCTTATGAG ACATGCACAGAACCCCATTTCGAGGAATCAAGGCTGTCTTTATTAGATCGGGGTTTCATTTATGCAATAGCTCACATCCGTGGAGGTGGTGAAATGGGAAGGAAGTGGTATGAGAATGggaagttgttgaagaaagaaaatactttCACTGATTTTATTCATTGCGCTGAATACTTAACAGAAAACAAGTACTGTTCAAAGGAAAAATTGAGCATTATTGGAGGCAGTGCAGGAGGGTTGCTTATTGGTGTTGTTCTTAATATGAGGCCTGATTTATTCAAGGTTGCTGTGGCTGAAGTACCTTTTGTAGATGTTTTGACTACAATGTTGGACCCAACTATTCCCATGACCACTTTGGAGTGGGAg GAATGGGGTGACCCCCGGGAGGAGGGTTTTTACAAATACATGAAGTCATATTCCCCTGTTGATAAT GTCAAGGCAACCAATTATCCCAACATTCTTGTAACAACTGGTTTTAATG ATACACGTGTTTTGTGTTCAGAACCTACTAAGTTTGTAGCGAAACTGAGGGATCGGAAGACTGATGATAACCTACTGTTGTTTAAATGCGACTTTCATGCTGGGCATCTTCCAAAGTCGAG